One genomic window of Vibrio ziniensis includes the following:
- the pta gene encoding phosphate acetyltransferase, with the protein MSRTIMLIPISAGVGLTSVSMGILRAMERKGVNVSFYKPIAQPRSGEDLPDLTSTIIGRNSDLKIAEPLAMSTAETLIGSEKMDELLETIVERYNQINSESEVTLIEGLVPTRKHPFANQVNAEIAATLGAEIVFVATPGTNNPTQLKERIEIACSNFGGTKNKNIKGVIINKLNAPVDEAGRTRPDLSEMFDDADSAIQTNLEVMQIFNTSPIRVLGCVPWNIELIATRAIDMAKHLNAEIINTGEIKTRRIKSITFCARSIPHMIEHFKPGSLLVTSADRPDVIVAASLAAMNGVEIGAVLLTGGYDIPSEIVDLCKPAFDSGLPIFKAQGNTWQTSLNLQSFSLEVPADDKERIEFISEHVASHIDGPWIDSLSEGTQGIRRLSPPAFRYQLTEFARRAGKRIVLPEGDEPRTVKAAAICAERGIATCVLLGNPDEIRRVAAQQGVELGAGVEIIDADSVRENYVARLVELRGSKGMTEVVAREKLEDSVFLGTMMLEANEVDGLVSGAVHTTANTIVPPFQIIKTAPNASIVSSIFFMLLPDQVLVYGDCAINPDPTAEQLAEIAIQSADSAAAFGIDPRVAMISYSTGESGKGADVDKVREATRIAQEKRPDLMIDGPLQYDAAIMENVAASKAPNSPVAGKATVFVFPDLNTGNTTYKAVQRSADLVSIGPMLQGMRKPVNDLSRGALVDDIVYTIALTAIQADQEAK; encoded by the coding sequence ATGTCCCGTACTATTATGCTTATCCCTATCAGTGCTGGCGTAGGTTTAACCAGCGTGAGCATGGGTATTTTACGCGCTATGGAGCGTAAAGGCGTAAACGTTTCTTTCTACAAGCCTATTGCTCAACCACGCAGTGGTGAAGATCTACCAGATCTAACTTCTACTATCATCGGTCGCAACAGTGATCTTAAAATTGCTGAACCTTTAGCAATGTCTACAGCTGAGACTCTAATCGGCTCAGAGAAAATGGACGAGTTGCTTGAGACTATCGTTGAGCGTTACAACCAAATCAACAGTGAGTCAGAAGTTACTCTGATTGAAGGTCTAGTACCTACTCGTAAGCACCCATTCGCTAACCAAGTAAACGCTGAAATTGCGGCAACACTTGGCGCTGAAATTGTATTCGTTGCTACTCCTGGTACAAACAACCCAACACAGTTGAAAGAGCGTATTGAAATCGCTTGCTCAAACTTTGGCGGTACTAAGAACAAGAATATTAAAGGTGTAATAATCAACAAGCTTAACGCACCTGTTGATGAAGCTGGCCGTACTCGTCCAGATCTATCTGAAATGTTCGATGATGCTGATAGTGCGATTCAAACTAATCTTGAAGTGATGCAAATCTTCAATACTAGCCCTATTCGTGTTTTAGGTTGTGTGCCTTGGAACATAGAACTGATCGCGACACGTGCAATCGATATGGCTAAGCACTTAAATGCTGAAATCATTAATACTGGTGAAATCAAAACTCGCCGTATTAAGAGCATCACTTTCTGTGCACGTTCAATCCCTCACATGATTGAACACTTCAAGCCTGGTTCTCTACTGGTAACTTCAGCAGACCGCCCAGACGTAATCGTTGCAGCTTCTCTAGCAGCGATGAACGGCGTCGAAATTGGTGCTGTACTTCTTACTGGTGGTTACGATATCCCTTCAGAAATCGTTGACCTATGTAAACCTGCATTTGATTCTGGTCTACCAATTTTCAAAGCACAAGGTAACACTTGGCAGACTTCTCTGAACCTGCAAAGCTTCAGCTTAGAAGTACCTGCTGACGATAAAGAGCGTATTGAGTTCATCAGCGAACACGTAGCAAGCCACATTGATGGCCCTTGGATTGACTCTCTATCTGAAGGCACTCAAGGTATCCGTCGTCTAAGCCCACCAGCATTCCGTTACCAGTTGACTGAATTTGCTCGTCGTGCAGGTAAGCGTATCGTTCTTCCTGAAGGTGATGAGCCACGTACAGTAAAAGCTGCGGCTATCTGTGCTGAGCGCGGTATCGCAACGTGTGTACTATTAGGTAACCCTGACGAAATCCGTCGCGTTGCAGCGCAACAAGGCGTTGAGCTAGGCGCTGGCGTTGAAATCATTGATGCCGATTCAGTTCGTGAAAACTACGTTGCTCGTCTTGTAGAGCTACGTGGCTCGAAAGGTATGACCGAAGTGGTTGCTCGTGAGAAACTGGAAGATTCAGTTTTCCTAGGCACGATGATGCTTGAAGCAAACGAAGTTGACGGTCTAGTGTCTGGTGCTGTGCATACAACAGCGAACACTATCGTTCCTCCGTTCCAAATCATCAAGACTGCACCAAATGCGTCTATCGTTTCTTCAATCTTCTTCATGCTACTGCCTGATCAAGTATTGGTGTACGGTGACTGTGCAATCAACCCAGATCCAACAGCTGAACAACTTGCTGAAATCGCTATCCAATCTGCTGACTCTGCAGCGGCATTTGGTATCGACCCACGTGTTGCAATGATTTCATACTCTACTGGTGAATCTGGTAAGGGTGCTGACGTTGATAAAGTACGTGAAGCAACTCGTATTGCTCAAGAGAAGCGTCCTGATCTTATGATCGATGGTCCTCTACAGTACGATGCTGCAATCATGGAAAACGTAGCAGCTTCTAAAGCTCCTAACTCTCCAGTTGCAGGTAAAGCGACAGTATTCGTCTTCCCTGACCTAAACACGGGTAACACGACTTACAAAGCGGTACAACGTTCTGCGGACCTAGTATCTATCGGTCCTATGCTACAAGGTATGCGTAAGCCTGTTAACGACCTATCTCGTGGTGCGTTAGTAGACGATATCGTATACACAATCGCTCTGACTGCAATCCAAGCTGACCAAGAAGCAAAATAA
- a CDS encoding ABC transporter permease, translating to MSAFAFFGALEVGLIYGLVALGVYLTFRVLDFPDLSVDGSFPMGAAVAATAIVAGIDPWIATGLAIIAGAATGWVTAFLTVRCGILHLLASILTMIAAFSINIRIMGRPNLALLGEDTILTPFESMGDPMLIRPLVVAVLVLISALFVVRLLNSDFGLGLRATGVNARMVAAQGASTAFYTYFCLALSNGFVGFAGALFAQTNSFADVTSGVGTIVVGLAAVILGQTLIPGRKIWVAVTAVIVGSVLYRLAVAFALSSGMFGLQASDLNLVTAVLVALALIMPKMKRNRKPKKGSAPAEKSVVSKQVKASGEVL from the coding sequence ATGTCTGCTTTTGCCTTTTTTGGCGCCTTAGAGGTTGGCCTTATCTACGGTCTGGTGGCACTGGGTGTTTACCTGACTTTCCGAGTTCTTGATTTCCCAGATTTAAGTGTTGACGGTAGCTTCCCAATGGGTGCTGCAGTAGCAGCAACAGCGATTGTTGCTGGTATCGACCCATGGATTGCAACGGGCTTAGCAATTATCGCTGGTGCAGCAACTGGCTGGGTTACGGCATTCCTAACCGTTCGTTGTGGAATACTGCATCTGTTAGCATCAATACTAACAATGATTGCTGCGTTTTCAATCAATATCCGCATTATGGGACGTCCTAACTTAGCGCTATTGGGTGAAGATACAATTTTGACACCATTCGAATCCATGGGTGATCCTATGCTGATTCGTCCTCTGGTCGTTGCGGTATTAGTACTGATTTCGGCGTTGTTTGTTGTTCGTTTGCTGAACAGTGACTTTGGTTTGGGTCTTCGTGCAACGGGTGTTAACGCTCGCATGGTTGCAGCGCAAGGTGCAAGCACAGCGTTTTACACCTATTTTTGCTTGGCACTTTCAAATGGTTTTGTTGGCTTTGCAGGTGCGTTGTTTGCACAAACAAACAGCTTCGCTGACGTGACTTCCGGCGTGGGTACCATCGTTGTTGGTTTGGCGGCGGTAATTCTCGGCCAAACACTTATTCCTGGTCGTAAAATTTGGGTGGCAGTAACCGCGGTTATTGTTGGTTCGGTTCTATATCGTTTGGCAGTGGCGTTTGCACTAAGTTCTGGAATGTTTGGATTACAAGCATCAGATTTGAACTTGGTTACCGCAGTGCTTGTTGCGCTGGCGTTAATCATGCCGAAAATGAAAAGGAATCGAAAGCCAAAAAAGGGTAGTGCACCTGCTGAGAAGTCGGTTGTATCTAAGCAGGTTAAGGCGTCAGGAGAAGTATTATGA
- a CDS encoding ABC transporter substrate-binding protein — protein MKASKVIATAVLAGAALLSSHSIMAKTAKVAVSQIVEHPALDATRQGLLDGLKAKGYEEGKNLEFDFKTAQGNPAIAVQIARQFVGEKPDVLVGIATPTAQALVSATKTIPVVFTAVTDPVGAKLVSKMEQPGKNVTGLSDLSPVEQHVELIKEIMPNVKSIGVVYNPGEANAVSLMELLKTSTQKHGITLVEATALKSADVQSATQAISAKSDIIYALIDNTVASAIEGMIVAANQAKTPVFGAATSYVERGAVASLGFDYYQIGVQTADYVAAILEGAAPGSLDVKVAKGSDLVINKTAADKLGLEIPKSVMDRATSVK, from the coding sequence ATGAAAGCAAGCAAGGTCATTGCTACCGCCGTTCTAGCCGGAGCTGCATTACTTTCTTCCCACAGCATTATGGCTAAAACCGCTAAAGTGGCGGTTTCACAAATCGTTGAACACCCAGCACTCGATGCAACACGTCAAGGTCTGCTTGATGGCCTAAAAGCAAAAGGCTATGAAGAAGGCAAAAACCTAGAGTTTGATTTTAAAACCGCACAGGGTAACCCTGCAATCGCTGTACAAATTGCCCGTCAGTTTGTAGGTGAAAAGCCAGACGTATTAGTTGGTATTGCAACACCTACTGCGCAAGCTTTAGTTTCAGCAACCAAAACAATTCCAGTGGTATTTACTGCGGTTACTGATCCAGTAGGTGCTAAATTAGTTTCTAAAATGGAACAACCAGGAAAGAACGTTACCGGTCTTTCTGACCTTTCTCCAGTTGAACAACACGTTGAGCTAATTAAAGAAATTATGCCAAACGTGAAATCTATCGGTGTGGTTTACAACCCGGGTGAAGCAAACGCAGTAAGCTTGATGGAACTGCTAAAAACGTCTACTCAAAAACACGGTATTACTCTAGTTGAAGCAACTGCACTGAAAAGTGCGGATGTTCAGTCAGCAACACAAGCGATTTCGGCTAAGTCTGACATCATTTATGCACTTATCGATAACACAGTTGCTAGTGCAATCGAAGGCATGATCGTTGCTGCAAACCAAGCAAAAACACCTGTATTTGGTGCTGCAACTTCATACGTAGAGCGTGGTGCTGTAGCTAGTCTTGGTTTTGATTACTACCAAATTGGTGTACAAACCGCAGATTATGTAGCTGCTATCTTGGAAGGCGCTGCTCCTGGTTCTTTGGATGTTAAAGTTGCTAAAGGTTCTGATTTGGTGATTAACAAGACTGCGGCCGATAAGCTAGGTCTAGAAATTCCTAAATCTGTTATGGATCGTGCAACAAGCGTTAAGTAG
- the yfbV gene encoding terminus macrodomain insulation protein YfbV: MSNRVGIIHSLKDGQKYMQVWPMRKELNLLFPEARIIKATRFGIKVMPAVAAISVLTQMSFQNVQAMPQAVVVALFAISLPLQGMWWLGHRANTQLPPALAGWYREIHAKIIETGSALEPIKSRPRYKELAMVLNRAFRQLDKTSLDRWF, encoded by the coding sequence ATGAGCAATCGTGTCGGAATCATCCACAGCTTGAAAGATGGCCAAAAGTACATGCAAGTTTGGCCTATGCGGAAAGAGTTGAACCTTCTTTTTCCGGAAGCGCGAATCATTAAAGCGACCCGCTTTGGTATCAAAGTGATGCCAGCCGTTGCCGCTATTAGCGTGTTAACTCAGATGAGTTTTCAAAATGTTCAAGCTATGCCGCAAGCTGTTGTTGTCGCTTTATTTGCTATTAGCTTACCTTTGCAAGGTATGTGGTGGTTAGGTCATAGAGCAAACACCCAGTTGCCACCAGCTCTGGCAGGTTGGTATCGTGAGATACATGCAAAAATCATTGAAACAGGTTCTGCTCTCGAGCCAATAAAATCGCGACCACGATACAAAGAGCTAGCAATGGTTCTTAATCGAGCTTTCCGTCAGCTTGATAAAACCTCATTAGATCGCTGGTTCTAA
- a CDS encoding glutathione S-transferase family protein, with translation MGKLVDGVWQDVWYDTKSSGGKFIREDAGFRDWIDGRPNSQFQPEAGRYHLYVSLACPWAHRTLIFRELKQLQDIIDVTIVCPDMLHEGWKFGIPEPLFGHTKLHQIYTQAKSDYTGRVTVPVLWDKKHQTIVSNESSEIIRMFNRAFNELTGNKDDYYPDSLRSVIDEWNDYIYPNINNGVYRCGFATTQEAYEEAYESLFEALDKVDAHLAHNRYLAGSSITEADWRLFTTLVRFDAVYVGHFKCNKKRIADYSNLNGYLKELYQVPGVKGTVDFYHIKRHYYFSHTSINPTQVVPMGPVLDLESPHGRDLV, from the coding sequence ATGGGGAAATTAGTTGATGGTGTCTGGCAAGATGTTTGGTATGACACCAAAAGCAGTGGCGGTAAATTCATTCGAGAAGATGCTGGATTTCGAGATTGGATAGACGGCAGACCCAATTCTCAGTTTCAGCCTGAAGCTGGTCGTTATCACTTATATGTTTCTCTCGCGTGCCCTTGGGCTCACCGCACGTTAATATTCCGAGAGTTAAAACAGCTGCAAGATATTATCGACGTAACCATTGTTTGCCCAGATATGCTCCATGAAGGTTGGAAGTTCGGTATTCCTGAACCTCTTTTCGGGCATACCAAACTTCACCAAATCTATACACAAGCTAAGTCTGATTATACAGGACGCGTGACAGTACCTGTATTGTGGGACAAAAAACATCAAACTATTGTCAGCAATGAATCGTCTGAAATTATTCGAATGTTTAACCGCGCATTTAATGAACTAACCGGTAACAAAGACGACTATTATCCTGATTCTCTACGTAGTGTTATCGACGAGTGGAATGACTACATTTATCCGAATATCAATAATGGTGTTTACCGATGTGGTTTCGCAACGACTCAGGAAGCATATGAAGAAGCTTATGAGTCATTGTTTGAAGCGTTAGACAAAGTAGATGCTCATCTAGCACATAATAGATATTTAGCGGGTTCAAGTATTACTGAAGCTGATTGGCGTCTGTTTACCACACTTGTTCGATTTGACGCAGTGTACGTTGGGCACTTTAAGTGCAATAAGAAAAGAATAGCGGATTACTCAAATCTGAATGGTTATTTGAAAGAGCTATACCAAGTTCCTGGAGTAAAAGGGACGGTAGATTTCTACCACATTAAACGCCACTATTATTTTAGTCATACCAGTATTAACCCGACGCAAGTGGTTCCGATGGGACCAGTATTGGATTTGGAATCTCCTCATGGGAGAGATCTGGTGTAA
- a CDS encoding acetate kinase, producing MSKLVLVLNCGSSSLKFAVVDAQNGDEHLSGLAECLHLPEARIKWKLDGKHEAQLGEGAAHDEALSFIVETILASKPELAAQLKAIGHRVVHGGEKFTKSALIDDAVLQGIEDCSTLAPLHNPAHIIGIKAAQKAFPALKNVAVFDTAFHQTMPEEAFLYALPYKLYKEHGVRRYGMHGTSHLFIAREAAERLGKPANELNIINCHLGNGASVCAIKNGESVDTSMGMTPLEGLVMGTRCGDIDPAIIFHLHDALGYSVEQINNMLTKESGLLGLTEVTSDCRFVEDNYGTKEEATRAMDVFCHRLAKYVAGYTASLDGRLDAIVFTGGIGENSAPIREMVLNRLAIFGIKVDSEGNLKARFGGEGVITTADSRIPAMVISTNEELVIAEDTAALAGL from the coding sequence ATGTCTAAGCTAGTTTTAGTTTTAAACTGCGGTAGTTCTTCACTTAAATTCGCTGTTGTCGATGCACAAAACGGCGACGAGCATCTTTCTGGTCTTGCAGAATGTTTACACCTTCCAGAAGCTCGTATCAAGTGGAAACTTGATGGTAAGCACGAAGCACAACTAGGTGAAGGCGCTGCACACGATGAAGCTCTATCTTTCATCGTAGAAACTATTCTTGCTTCTAAGCCAGAACTTGCGGCACAACTTAAAGCTATCGGTCACCGTGTTGTACACGGCGGCGAGAAGTTTACTAAATCTGCTCTAATTGATGATGCTGTACTTCAAGGTATCGAAGACTGCTCAACGCTAGCACCACTTCACAACCCAGCACACATCATCGGTATTAAAGCGGCACAGAAAGCGTTCCCTGCACTGAAAAACGTTGCTGTATTTGACACAGCTTTCCACCAAACTATGCCTGAAGAAGCGTTCTTATACGCACTTCCATACAAACTTTACAAAGAACACGGTGTTCGTCGTTACGGCATGCACGGTACTTCTCACCTATTTATCGCTCGCGAAGCCGCTGAGCGTCTAGGTAAGCCAGCTAACGAACTAAACATCATTAACTGTCACCTAGGTAACGGCGCATCTGTATGTGCAATTAAAAACGGTGAATCGGTTGATACTTCAATGGGCATGACTCCACTTGAAGGTCTAGTGATGGGTACTCGTTGTGGTGACATCGATCCTGCGATCATTTTCCACCTACACGACGCTCTTGGTTACTCAGTTGAGCAAATCAACAACATGCTGACTAAAGAGTCTGGTCTTCTAGGTCTAACTGAAGTGACTTCTGACTGTCGTTTCGTTGAAGACAACTACGGTACTAAAGAAGAAGCAACTCGTGCGATGGACGTATTCTGCCACCGTCTAGCTAAGTACGTAGCTGGCTACACTGCAAGCCTAGACGGTCGTCTAGACGCTATCGTATTTACTGGTGGTATTGGTGAAAACTCTGCACCAATCCGTGAAATGGTTCTTAACCGCCTAGCTATCTTTGGTATCAAAGTAGACAGCGAAGGTAACCTAAAAGCTCGTTTCGGTGGCGAAGGTGTGATCACTACAGCTGACAGCCGTATTCCTGCAATGGTTATCTCAACCAACGAAGAGTTGGTAATCGCTGAAGATACCGCAGCTCTAGCAGGTCTTTAA
- a CDS encoding ABC transporter ATP-binding protein has translation MIRLEDIQVTFNPGTILENRALRGVDLQVPEHQFLTVIGSNGAGKSTLLGAVTGETPMVGGKVNIDNIDVTRRSVDQRASLCARVFQDPLAGTCGALTIEENMALAYMRGKRRGWKHSLSTNRRKLFQERISILGLGLENRLGDNIGLLSGGQRQAVSLVMATLSDSKLLLLDEHTAALDPRMAAFIIDLTKKIVKEFNLTVMMVTHSMKDALACGDRTVMLHQGEIVLDVSGDQRANMQVPDLLEMFSKVRGEELSDDSLLLN, from the coding sequence ATGATCCGTTTAGAAGATATTCAAGTTACATTTAATCCTGGCACTATCCTTGAGAACCGCGCGTTAAGAGGCGTTGATCTGCAAGTGCCAGAGCATCAGTTTCTTACCGTTATCGGTTCAAATGGTGCAGGTAAATCAACACTGCTCGGTGCGGTGACAGGCGAAACGCCGATGGTAGGTGGCAAAGTCAATATCGACAATATTGATGTTACTCGTCGTAGTGTTGACCAACGTGCAAGTCTATGTGCTCGCGTATTCCAAGACCCTCTTGCGGGTACTTGTGGTGCGTTAACGATTGAAGAGAATATGGCGCTCGCATACATGCGTGGTAAACGTCGTGGCTGGAAGCATTCGCTTTCTACTAATCGTCGTAAACTCTTTCAAGAACGAATCAGCATTCTTGGCTTAGGCTTAGAAAATCGCCTTGGCGACAACATAGGTTTGCTCTCTGGTGGTCAACGTCAAGCGGTTAGTCTTGTAATGGCAACACTTTCAGACAGTAAGTTGCTTTTGCTCGATGAGCATACAGCGGCACTAGACCCTCGTATGGCTGCTTTCATTATTGATTTAACCAAGAAAATAGTGAAAGAGTTTAACCTGACCGTAATGATGGTGACCCACTCAATGAAAGATGCATTAGCGTGTGGTGACAGAACGGTGATGCTGCACCAAGGTGAAATTGTTCTGGATGTTTCAGGTGACCAACGTGCCAATATGCAGGTTCCAGATTTGCTTGAGATGTTCTCTAAAGTTCGTGGTGAAGAACTGTCTGATGACAGCCTATTGCTGAACTAA